In the genome of Lacerta agilis isolate rLacAgi1 chromosome 2, rLacAgi1.pri, whole genome shotgun sequence, one region contains:
- the AANAT gene encoding serotonin N-acetyltransferase — protein sequence MSVISALPFLKPIHLKPPRSSPGRQRRHTLPASEFRCLTPEDAISVFEIEREAFISVSGDCPLHLDEIRHFLNLCPELSLGWFEEGRLVAFIIGSLWDQERLSQDALTLHKPHGSTVHIHILAVHRTFRQQGKGSILMWRYLQYLCCLPYVRRATLMCEDFLIPFYSKCGFKALGPCEITVGSLNFIEMDYAVRGHAFMRRNSGC from the exons ATGTCTGTGATCAGCGCCCTGCCGTTTCTTAAGCCCATCCACCTCAAACCTCCGCGGAGCTCCCCTGGGCGCCAACGCAGGCACACTCTGCCTGCCAGTGAGTTCCGGTGCCTCACCCCCGAGGATGCCATCAGTGTGTTCGAAATAGAGAGAGAAG CATTCATTTCAGTGTCGGGAGACTGCCCCCTCCACCTAGATGAGATTCGCCACTTTCTGAACTTGTGTCCGGAGCTGTCGCTCGGCTGGTTTGAAGAAGGCCGACTTGTTGCTTTCATTATTGGCTCTCTCTGGGATCAGGAACGACTCAGCCAG GATGCTCTGACCCTGCACAAGCCTCATGGCTCTACAGTCCACATCCATATTCTGGCAGTCCACCGCACCTTCCGCCAGCAAGGCAAGGGCTCCATCTTGATGTGGCGCTACCTGCAGTACCTGTGCTGCCTGCCGTACGTGCGTCGAGCCACACTGATGTGTGAGGATTTTCTAATCCCCTTCTACTCCAAGTGTGGCTTCAAGGCATTGGGCCCCTGTGAGATCACGGTGGGCTCTCTGAACTTCATTGAGATGGACTATGCCGTTCGTGGCCATGCCTTTATGCGCAGAAACAGTGGTTGCTGA